Proteins from a single region of Mycetohabitans endofungorum:
- a CDS encoding glycoside hydrolase family 108 protein produces the protein MSTFDDAFEQLIGNEGGYSNHPQDPGGETMWGITRQVALAWGYTSPMQHLPRETAKHIAKALYWDPLHCDSYDARIAFQALDANYNGGPVIVWMQQASGALADGKLGPKTIAAVQAVDPELFIMRFLAARLAYLTALQTWPSFGRGWARRIATNLRIAGA, from the coding sequence ATGAGCACTTTTGATGACGCTTTTGAGCAGCTCATTGGCAATGAAGGGGGTTACTCCAATCACCCTCAAGATCCTGGCGGTGAAACCATGTGGGGTATCACTCGGCAGGTGGCGCTCGCGTGGGGCTATACCAGTCCAATGCAGCATTTGCCGCGTGAGACAGCCAAGCACATTGCCAAGGCGCTTTATTGGGATCCACTACACTGCGACAGCTATGATGCGCGTATCGCGTTTCAAGCCTTGGATGCCAATTACAACGGTGGCCCTGTTATTGTTTGGATGCAGCAGGCCAGCGGTGCGCTCGCCGATGGCAAACTCGGACCCAAGACGATCGCCGCAGTGCAAGCGGTCGACCCAGAGCTCTTTATTATGCGTTTTTTGGCCGCTCGCCTTGCTTATTTAACCGCGTTGCAAACGTGGCCTAGCTTTGGGCGCGGCTGGGCAAGGCGAATCGCCACTAATTTGAGGATAGCCGGAGCTTAA